In Lolium rigidum isolate FL_2022 chromosome 7, APGP_CSIRO_Lrig_0.1, whole genome shotgun sequence, the DNA window cccaacgaaacagagtgaggttgtcaatctcaccggcttgctgtaacaaaggattaaccgtattgtgtggaagatgattgtttgcgaaaaacagtagaacaagtattgcggtagcttgtatttcaagtatagagaattggaccggggtccacagttcactagaggtgtctctcccataagataaacaagcatgttgggtgaacaaattacggttgggcaattgacaaataaagagggcatgaccatgcacatacatattatgatgagtatagtgagatttaattgggcattacgacaaagtacatagaccgccatccaagcatgcatctatgcctaaaaagtccaccttcgaggttatcatccgaacccctccggtattaagttgctaacaacagacaattgcattaagtattgcgcgtaatgtaatcggtaactacatccttgaacatagcaccaatgttttatccctagtggcaacaacgacatccataatcttagaggttcttgtcactcctccggattcacggagacatgaacccactatcgagcataaatactccctcttggagttactagcatcaacttggccaggagcatctactaataacggagagcatgcaagatcataaacaacacatagacataactttgataatcaacataacaagtattctctattcatcggatcccaacaaacgcaacatatagaattacagatagatgatcttgatcattttaggcagctcacaagatccgacaatgaagcacaatggggagaagacaaccatctagctactgctatggacccatagtccaggggtagactactcacacatcactccggaggcgaccatggcggcgtagagtcctccgggagatgaatcccctctccggcgagggtgccggaggcgatctctcggatcccccgagatgggatcggcggcggcggcgtctcggaaggttttccgtatcgtggctctcggtaccgggggtttcgcgacggaggctttaagtaggcggaagggcggagtcggggaggcggcacgagggccccacaccacagggccgcgcggccaagggggccgcgccgccctagggtccgggcacctcgtggccccacttcgtctcctcttcggacttccggaagcttcgtggcaaaataggaccccgaggcgttaatttcgtccaattccgagaatatttcgttactaggatttcgaaaccaaaaacaacgaaaacaagacagcggcacttcggcatcttgttaataggttagttccagaaaatgcacaaatatgacataaagtgtgcataaaacatgtagataacatcaataatgtggcatggaacataagaaattatcgatacgttggagacgtatcagcgggcgatgatgggggcggcggcgcggccatggaACCATGGCGGTGCGGCTCTCTCCTCCGTTCCTCGCCACGGATCACCGGGCAGGCGGTTTGGGGGCGGCAGCGCGGCCCTGGATCCTGGCGgcgcgatcctctccttccttcctCGCCTCGGCATCGCTGGGCGGGTGGTGATGGGGGCGGatctcgtgctgctcctcctcaaggtctGGATCACGGCacaaagggcggcggccctggatggtgGTGACGACatcgacctggtggcaggtggcgggcgtcaggtGCGATGGAGGTGCTTGGAAGCCggtgatggtgtcgccggtggagggttgggttggccagcccgggatggtcgccgacgtgggggtccgacctgaataaagacggcggtcctagggcctcttttgcgtgaagaggaggacctaccggaggcctggactcgtgatccggccggatggttgagttccggaaggctccgccggcgaatgtaacagccgCTTTGCCCGGAGTTTatcggatcggaggtattcggtcgtgcgcacccatgcgtttattccgaccgtttggttccggaggagcggcgcgagcgcttttccgtgttgacatcaagtgactatggatccatgatgaaaatcggaagaagagaatttcttaaaggccggagggaggactagctaagggaggttcaagtctccgcgccgttgaggggcttgcttggtgtcccggcTTCACGGCAGCGGTTTGGAAGTGGGGCGGCAACAtaggtgaagcgcagagtcctacctttcggggtgaaaacccaaggtccggccttaactcGGTTGTGCTcggcagtgaccttggtggaggcattgttttgagagcggggactatcttcggggtgaaaacctaagatctccgatcgggcgacgacggtgtttgagcactcgttcccttcttgaaggcgtcattttttggagagtctgtaattcaggtgttgtcatggtggtggatgtattgctgttgttaggcccgagatacagcgggacttttgtttcttagttttcttttccttttttggctgtgtgcatccgtagtgccattagggtggtgtgttgttgcagaggctggatgtaattggtatcttcttgatattaatatattccatttatcgaaaaaaaataaataTGTCGTCTTCGCTTAGCAGGACAAATGAGTATGGCGTGACAAGGACAAATTTGTGTTATATGCATCTCTGACAATGTCGCTTTTGGGTGCTTTGCTTGGCTGCGGTTTTTCTGGCAGATAATTGGGAAATTTTGTTTGGCTTGTCTTCCTCCCCTGCTTTCAGCACCGACCATGACGTCTTCACAAAATAACGCGGAGATGCTGGCTCTGAAGATGACATGTGACCTCTGCATTTCATTTACAAGTCTCttctattgttttttttttttgaaacgggggcaaaagctttgccccaatctattgaTTAAGTGAAGAAGTTTAACATGAAAGTACATGCAAATGAATTACAAGGGATTACTCTCCCGGCATCATTCCGCCCAACCTTTTGGCGCCCGCAATAACCCAAAGCCTAGCCTCTCTCTTAACTCTATCAAAAACTACATCAAACGGAGCACTTTTGTTGCGGAAGACCAGTCTCTTCTATTGTTAAATAGTCGTGTCTCCTCTGAAGAACAGCTCGGTGAGAATATTCAGGTTGTGCGAAAAGGAAAACGTGACAAGCAACCTGAAAGTTGCAGCCTGATCTACAATTGCGTTCGGTGTGGTACACCGAACTTACAACCAGATGGAAGGTCAAAGGCAAAGGTCAAGTTCAGAGTGACATCTGCATGCGCACGAGTGAAAGTGGCGTGCATGCATTCAGCACCGTGGGCGTCTCTTCAACGGATTATGTACTGTTAAAAGTTAGGTTATGCTGGTCTCACCCTCATGGTCAAGGTAGTTAGAACCAAATTACTGAAGAACAGTAACCATTTGTTTCCGAAGTGCAAAGAAATGTCCCTGTGTACTCCATTTTTGGGTCTGACTCAGTAACCACAGAACAGCCATGGGATTTATAATTAACTCTGTACAGCAAAAACATAATAATCTCTCTTCACCCTATTTGGCTGTCCTTTCATATCAAAATCTTTGCTGGTTTCCCTTCTCATATGCGCCCCATCTCTTCTACACCATAACCCATTGGGCAGATCTCCACTATGTAAACTACTTCGCCAAAAGAATACTCAAGAAACTAAATTTCAAAATCAGAAGGCAAAACAGTGGAAGCAAGCCAACTGAGAGATCTGCCCAGCATGTCAACTTCTCTGCTTTTTTTATGCTTTATTTCACGTTATTGCTATTGTTTTTCATCCCCAAGTGTCCAGTATGTCTTCACAACAAGGAGGAGCTTCTCCCGGACGAGCGGACCATCTTCGTGATCCACGATCTGGCTATTCCATCTCATCCCGTCCGCGATGCTCTTTATCTTCACTAGCAAGTCAACATCATCTCGGATGATCACCGTACCCTCCGGCCTAAGAATTCTATCCATCTCCAGCAGAATGGTGTCCATCTCACATCTTGCAAGCAGAAGTTAAAAACATCAGATGTTAACAATGGATTATCAGATTTTATGGGACTAGCATCGTACGGGAGACTGGAAAACATAGACAAAAACTATCACTGTCTGAATAGGACAAAGAAAAGGGCAATCCAAGATTCAGTTTCTACTGCAACTTATGCTTACCTGTCCTTGTACAGACTGAAAACTGAATCAGCATGAATAAGGTCGTAGGTCCGGGGATAGGTAGACATGCCCTCACACCTGCAGTGATACAGAAAGAGGTCACACACCCCAACAAAATACATGATCTTCTCACCGATGGGCGGGCCATGTTTGCAGTACGAGAACTCACCAGTCTTGGTAGTTTCCAATGAGGCCACGCTCAAATATCACACCAAGAGTTGTCGAGTTCCCAACAGTTGGGACCATATTCATTACCCACATAGGGTCACCCACCAATGCCGCAGCAAAGCCACCAAAGCGGGCATTCATGTCCAGCAAGTTGCGGTACCGGCCCTTCTGCCCAAATTGACTTATCACGGACTTGTAGTGCCCAACTCTCTTCTTCCATAACTTGGTATCTTCCTTGAACATTTCATCGGTGACACCCTCAATGCTGCCACTGGCAATTCTAGGTGGTACGGCGGTGAGCCTCTGCGGCCACTTCTTTAACTCACCACCGGCAACCTCCTTGATGTCACTAGCCTGCGGGAGTGGAGTTATACAAGCCTCCATCTTGTCATACCTACAAGCAATCACAAGAATATAGTTTATCATGCATAATAATCACGAGTTGGACTTCAAAATGGAGAACGTGGTACTGCAAGTTTAAGTTACCAGGCAGCATCTGGATTTTTATTCGAGCAGAATGGTGGGGACTTGATGAGTTTGCGGGAGGCCTTGCAGTGGATATGATTAGTAGGTTTTTGCCAGATTGCAATGTCACCAACTTCCTTGATCTTCTTCCAGCAGAGGCTCTTGGCAACTGCCTCGATGGCTTGCTGTTCTGCATTCAGGTCCTCCCTGGTCCTTTGCCATCCCTTGGCGTGCTTCTTCCAGTTGATTGGTGGTCCTGACAAGATCCAATAGCCCCCAGGACGCAGAATGCGATCGACCTCAATTAAGTACAGACCATCTGCGTGTCCATGTGCACATTAAGCAACGAATTATCCACTGAAAGTTCTCAAACATCTGCGTGTCCAGGTGCATACCGTAGAGCTGCCAGGGGATTAGGCAGCGGGAGCAGTGTGCCATGTCAAAGGCACGTGCAGGATAGGGGAGCCGGTTGGAGGCGAGCACACCGATCATCGCCGGCACGCCACGTTCCAGCGCAAACTGCACCTGCGCCTCGTGAGAGTCCCGCGGAGCGAAGGACATGGCTAGGATGTTGCGTGACAACAAATACGCTCCCCAACTTGCCACCTGAGTAGCACAATGCAACACATTAGAGAAATGAAAAACCCAATTCCTACAACAAGGCGCCTAGAATGCGGACTCTCTAAAACAAACAGACCAAAATTCCAAGGTCaaaattgactcaattttgtagATGCTACAAGGATTGAGAGTGGGAGTTATCTAAAACAAACAGACCAAAACTCCAAGGTCAAAATTGCCTCAATTATTTATATGCCACAATGAGTGAGAGTGATGAGAGCGAGAGTGAAGAGTGAGAGTGACACTGTAAAGGCAATCCATTTCAACAACATCACTGCACAAAGCAAATTCACCTTCTTACAGTGCTACACTCAAGAGAATTTGATCCATGGAAAGCAATGGCGAGAGGTAGGCTCAACACGGCGAGTTGTAATTGCTGTGCACGTGGGACACTTTATCAACGGACTAGCGTGTACGTGCACGTAAGTACTGTAATACCGAGTAACCAGCAGCAGCGTCACTGAAAAGATAACAGATCTGGTATGTGTGCCCCAGCCCCAGTTGAGCCTTTCTCAAAGAGAAACGGGCGTGCGACAGTTCACTACAGCCTGTGTAATGGCTACGTTACAGATGCAAAAGGATAATAAGTGCTGCCAAATCTTCTAAAAAAAGGCTCCCTGATGGGAGTGATCGGTGATCGGGTCGGAGAAGCAAAGCTCCTTCCCGGGCCAGACTCACCCATACGCGCACCCTCCAGACGACGATCATGATGTGTGGAAACTTCGGACACCCGCAAAGCAAATCCCATCCCCGAGATCTCCGTTCCCTGTTCCTAAACCTCAATTAACCCCCGATTTTTACCATAAAAACGCTTGTCCAGCGCGTGTTAATCGGAGGCTCAAATGGTAGCAAGTGATTCGAGAAATGGCAAGTGATGATTACCCCGCATCCGGTGTCGAGCGCTGTCCGGATGGATCCGTCGTGGAGCGGGATGAGCTTgccgatgtcgtcgatgtatgcGCTGGCGCCGTGCGGGAACATGGTGCCGCCCCCCGGGAAGCGGAACTTGTCCCCGTCGACGCGGATCCAGTTCTGCACGGCCTTCTCGACGGTGAGCTCCTTGTGCGGGACGTTGGCGAACCAGGCGACGTCGCGGCTGGCGGGCCACGGGAAGGGGTTGCGGTACCCGCGGGGCGCCGGCACGAGGCACCGCAGCCGCTCGCCGCCGGACGGGCAGTGGCGCTCCCGGTACACGAGGCGGTCCCGCGGGAACCGCAGCGAGCGCTCCACGTCCTCGCACGGCGTGTACTCGGAGTACCTGGCCGGGCACGCCTGGTAGGCGCGCGGTGTCGGGGTGGACGCCGCCTCGATCCCCTCCGCGGTGTGGTGCGCGCTGAAGtcgaggggaggggaggaggaggcgcggttggGGAGGGCCGGGGATGGGGAGGCGCaggtgacggcggcggtggtggcgatggagacggagggggcgggggtggaggtggaggtgaggCCGCCGTGGTGCCAGACGCCGGCGAGGTAGGAGAGCGAGCAGAGCACGGCGACGGCCGCCAGCTGGTGCAGCGTGGGGCGCCGCGCGAAGGACGAGAGGTGCTGCTTCGTGGCGGCCGCGCCCACCGCCATGGCGCCGCTGGACTGACTGGGCGCTTCGGTTTTCGCACCGCGCCACCCTCCTCCCGAGACGAGACAGTGTGGTGCGGCGGTGTGCTTGAAGTTTTGACCTCGGATTGGGGAGCCGAACCGGGTGGAGGTGGAGACTGGGGAGAGGAGGGGAAAGAGGCCGTGGAAGAGAAGGCGTCTCTGTATATGCGGCGTTTGATTTGGTAGGGAAGAGCGGCGGGTGGTTAATTTGAGTATGCAGAGGATTTCGCTTCGATATCCCCAGCTCAACTTGCTCTTTCCTCCATTTGGATTTTTTTGCAGCTGTACTTTGTCTGGCCCTCGGTCTGCCATTAATAAGTAGTCAAAACTAGCAAGGAGTATGCGTGCGTGCGCGCGCGTACCACAGGTGTAGTATCCGTGTACACTGCACCAGGTGCGGTTTTTGCAGGTGCGGTTTTTGCAGGAGCGGTGTTTTGGCTCACGGGAGCAGCATATGCTCCCTTCAATTTGAAAcgcattttaaatatattttgaaatgtcaacaAATTTGATGTACATGCGccagaaaatgaaaaattaaattgttgtgtcatgtgtaaaaagataaaattcggtgctgacaataagacttttgacaagacaaaaataaatttacatagaccacaaatacATGTAAAAAAATTATCAAAAATTTTCGACACTCCGAAATATGTTTTTGTggcagagggagcatatgcaccccggGGATGAATTGAATTTCCTATTGCTTCGACAAATCTTTAGAAATTTTATTTACAACAAACATAGGTTTACAATGGTCTGAAAAAACGTATTTTTATGGTGGTGTACTAACGATTGCCGTTTGATTTGGTTTCAACAATCCGAATATGTTCTGACTAATCAATTACTCGGCCCACCACTCTTCCTCTCTCCTCCGGGTGCCGTTGCATTTCTCCTCTTTTGTCTCTCTGTTCTGCCTCCACCTACAACTCCTCCTTCCTCCTTTACATCTCGTATGTCGTCTCTGCTTTACTTCGGTCAGGGCTGCTCGTTGTCGGTGCTAATATGTGCGCTATCCGACCCACGCGTTCGGAGGAGGTATTCATCGCGTATCCCTTCTCATCATGTCATATAGTTTTTTAATTGTATGCCTTTTGTAGTGTGGTTCCTTGTTTCATGTTGAGTCCAAAATAATTAGTCCGTGATTATGGTAGAAATAGGTGTGGAGCTTTATATAACTGCTTGATTTACGCACTCATCCTGGTGGTTCGTGCCCCCTCGGATTTGTGTATGCCTGTACATTGCAGCAGGTGCGGTTTTCGTAAAGCATTACACGGGTGGCAGTGGCACGTAAAAAAACACCTAAGTTAAATCTCTAGAAATTTTATTTACTGCAAATCTAGGTTTACAACTATCAGACTAACCATTGCCGTTCAATTTGGTTTCAACGACCCGGGTATGTTCTGACCAGTCAACTCCTCGACTTCCTCCCCCGCGACCATGTGTCGTCGTGCCCCACCCCACCCCTTGTCCCACTTGTGTCCGCACCACTCATCCTCTCTCTCCTTGCGGTGCCGTTGCATTTCTCCTCCTCTGTCTCTGCGTTCTGTCTCCACCGACAACTCCTCCCTCCTCCTTTACATCTCCCCTATGTCATCTCCGCTTTGCTCCGATCAGGACCGCTCATTGTTGGCGTTAATATGTGCCGCTATCCGACCCACGTGTTCGGCAGATGCATCCATCGCTTATCCCATATCCTCCTCCatgtcatgtagtttgaaccgtaTGCCTTTTGTAGTGTGGTTCCTTGTTTAATGGCGGTTCCCGAATAATTAGTCCGTTATTATGGTGGAAATAGGTGTGGAGCTTGATATAACTGCTTGATTAGCGCGCTATTCCTGGTGATTCGTGTTCCCCCTCGGATTTGTGTGGTTTGGCCGCGAATTTCTCACAGATTACGGTCTTCAATCTTGTTATAGGGTGATCTAGCCAACGAATTTTGTCCAAATACCTGTATAGCATTACATACTCCCTTTGATTGCCACGCCGGTTTGGGGGTTTCGCTTtgccacttgaattttgttcatttTTGGCTCACTTTTTCCGGTGGATTTCAAGTAGGATGGGACGGATGAACTAACCCGTCATTTTGTTTGTACATGCTTGATTCTAGTTGTCCTTTGTTTGGGGATTTGCCATTGGATTTGCGCCTTTTTTGCCCGATTCACTTTGCCACTTGTTTTTAGGTGTCAATGTTCTACTTCGTCTTGCAGTTGTAGGTTCATTATTTGTTACAGACTGGAACAGTATGGTTATATGATGCTTGCTTGTTGGTGCTTCTTCTGGTAGAAATGTTTGTCACTACGTATCTCCTTGTTGGTGATGAACTAGTTAGTTACAAGATACTATATGTTGCTTCGTGCATTATACTTCAGGTTTTTAGGGTACATGTGTTCTCAGTCTTCACAAGCATGTGTGTAAATGTAGTGAAATCTTAGGGGGGCAACTTTACAAGTAGTGCATGTGTAAGTTAATTTAgggttcttgggtattagtataaTTTAGGTGCCATTATTCAGGTTTTTGCAGATGTGGAGCAATTTTCCGAGTGGTCTTGTTATTTGTGggaagcacatccgtaaatattgTAGCTCTAGTGAGCCACATGCATAGTATATAGTCTATTGGTCCAGACGATGCACCACGAAACACCACGAAACACCACGAAACACGGAACTAGAAATGATTAATAAGCAAAATACGGATCAAAGCATTATTATAGATGATGTTGATGTTATTTTCAAGTGGATCACTAAACGAATACCGTACTCCCCATGTTATCGATGGGTTTCTTGCTTAGACACCGTTGACCACACATCTCACCTCAAACCTTGATCAATCCTC includes these proteins:
- the LOC124674957 gene encoding probable methyltransferase PMT15: MAVGAAATKQHLSSFARRPTLHQLAAVAVLCSLSYLAGVWHHGGLTSTSTPAPSVSIATTAAVTCASPSPALPNRASSSPPLDFSAHHTAEGIEAASTPTPRAYQACPARYSEYTPCEDVERSLRFPRDRLVYRERHCPSGGERLRCLVPAPRGYRNPFPWPASRDVAWFANVPHKELTVEKAVQNWIRVDGDKFRFPGGGTMFPHGASAYIDDIGKLIPLHDGSIRTALDTGCGVASWGAYLLSRNILAMSFAPRDSHEAQVQFALERGVPAMIGVLASNRLPYPARAFDMAHCSRCLIPWQLYDGLYLIEVDRILRPGGYWILSGPPINWKKHAKGWQRTREDLNAEQQAIEAVAKSLCWKKIKEVGDIAIWQKPTNHIHCKASRKLIKSPPFCSNKNPDAAWYDKMEACITPLPQASDIKEVAGGELKKWPQRLTAVPPRIASGSIEGVTDEMFKEDTKLWKKRVGHYKSVISQFGQKGRYRNLLDMNARFGGFAAALVGDPMWVMNMVPTVGNSTTLGVIFERGLIGNYQDWCEGMSTYPRTYDLIHADSVFSLYKDRCEMDTILLEMDRILRPEGTVIIRDDVDLLVKIKSIADGMRWNSQIVDHEDGPLVREKLLLVVKTYWTLGDEKQ